Proteins encoded in a region of the Mycolicibacterium chitae genome:
- a CDS encoding NAD(P)-dependent oxidoreductase has product MRITIFGANGPTGRLLTRQALDGGHTAVAVTRRPDDFPLTDPALTVVDADVRQTTTHALDDAVAGADAVLSTLGVPFSRHRIDTYSTGAANIVAAMHRTGVRRLVVVSSTAVDHYPGRTNAPVLLRFLEPVLKRTAGKSTYDDQRRMEDIVRVSGLDWTIVRPSGLFELPFVTDYVAGQVDPEGAFTSRTDLAHYLLTLAAAPGPRATVTVSTVEHAPTMWQTVKREAFKNA; this is encoded by the coding sequence ATGCGCATCACGATCTTCGGGGCCAACGGGCCCACCGGCAGGCTGCTCACCCGGCAGGCGCTCGACGGCGGGCACACCGCTGTGGCGGTCACCCGCAGACCCGACGACTTCCCGCTCACCGATCCCGCGCTGACGGTCGTCGACGCCGACGTCCGTCAGACCACGACGCACGCCCTGGACGACGCGGTGGCCGGCGCCGACGCCGTGCTCTCGACGCTGGGCGTGCCGTTCAGCCGGCATCGGATCGACACGTACTCGACCGGCGCGGCGAACATCGTCGCGGCGATGCACCGCACCGGCGTGCGACGCCTTGTGGTGGTGAGTTCCACCGCCGTCGACCACTACCCCGGCCGCACCAACGCGCCGGTCCTGCTGCGGTTTCTCGAACCGGTGCTCAAACGCACCGCCGGCAAGAGCACCTACGACGATCAGCGCCGCATGGAGGACATCGTGCGCGTCAGCGGCCTGGACTGGACCATCGTGCGGCCATCCGGACTCTTCGAGCTACCGTTTGTCACCGATTACGTTGCGGGACAGGTAGATCCGGAGGGCGCATTTACCTCACGCACCGATCTGGCGCACTATCTGCTGACGCTGGCGGCCGCCCCCGGCCCCCGCGCCACCGTCACCGTCTCCACCGTCGAGCACGCCCCGACCATGTGGCAGACGGTGAAACGGGAGGCGTTCAAGAATGCGTGA
- a CDS encoding ATP-dependent 6-phosphofructokinase — MRIGVLTGGGDCPGLNAVIRAVVRTCDARYGSTVVGFQDGWRGLLEDRRVQLVNDDRNDRLLAKGGTMLGTARVNPEKLRAGLDQIKQTLDDNGIDVLIPIGGEGTLTAANWLSEEGVPVVGVPKTIDNDIDCTDVTFGHDTALMIATDAIDRLHSTAESHQRVMLVEVMGRHAGWIALNSGLASGAHMILIPEQPFDVEEVCRLIKARFVRGDSHFICVVAEGAKPAEGTMALRQGGTDEFGHERFTGVAQQLGLEVEKRIKKEVRVTVLGHVQRGGKPTAYDRVLATRFGVNAADAAHAGEYGMMVSLRGENIGRVPLAEATAHLKLVPQSRYDDAAAFFG, encoded by the coding sequence ATGCGGATCGGAGTGCTCACCGGAGGCGGCGACTGTCCAGGGCTCAACGCGGTCATCAGGGCGGTGGTGCGCACCTGCGACGCCCGGTACGGCTCCACGGTGGTCGGCTTCCAGGACGGCTGGCGCGGCCTGCTGGAGGATCGCCGCGTGCAACTGGTCAACGACGACCGTAACGACCGGCTGCTGGCCAAGGGCGGCACCATGCTGGGCACCGCGCGGGTCAACCCCGAGAAGCTGCGCGCGGGACTCGACCAGATCAAGCAGACCCTCGACGACAACGGGATCGACGTGCTGATCCCGATCGGTGGCGAGGGCACACTGACTGCCGCCAACTGGTTGTCCGAGGAGGGCGTCCCGGTGGTCGGGGTGCCCAAGACCATCGACAACGACATCGATTGCACCGACGTGACATTCGGCCACGACACGGCGCTGATGATCGCCACCGATGCCATCGACCGGCTGCACAGCACGGCCGAGTCGCACCAGCGGGTCATGCTGGTCGAGGTGATGGGCCGCCACGCCGGCTGGATCGCCCTGAACTCGGGACTGGCCTCGGGTGCGCACATGATCCTGATCCCCGAGCAGCCCTTCGACGTCGAAGAGGTGTGCCGGCTGATCAAGGCGCGCTTCGTGCGGGGCGATTCCCACTTCATCTGTGTGGTGGCCGAGGGCGCCAAGCCCGCCGAGGGCACCATGGCGCTGCGCCAGGGCGGGACCGACGAGTTCGGCCACGAGCGGTTCACCGGCGTTGCCCAGCAGCTGGGCCTCGAGGTCGAGAAACGCATCAAGAAGGAAGTCCGGGTCACGGTGCTCGGCCACGTGCAGCGCGGCGGCAAGCCCACCGCGTACGACCGCGTGCTGGCGACCCGGTTCGGCGTGAATGCCGCCGACGCCGCGCACGCCGGCGAGTACGGGATGATGGTGTCGCTGCGCGGCGAGAACATCGGGCGCGTGCCGTTGGCCGAGGCCACCGCGCACCTGAAGCTGGTGCCGCAGAGCCGCTACGACGATGCGGCCGCGTTCTTCGGTTGA
- the gatA gene encoding Asp-tRNA(Asn)/Glu-tRNA(Gln) amidotransferase subunit GatA: protein MSNADLIRLSAAELAAKIAAKEVSSTEATQACLDQIDRTDGQYNAFLHVAAEQALATAAAVDKQASAGEQLPSALAGVPLALKDVFTTTDMPTTCGSKILEGWNSPYDATVTERLRAAGIPILGKTNMDEFAMGSSTENSAYGPTRNPWDTDRVPGGSGGGSAAALAAFQAPLAIGSDTGGSIRQPAALTATVGVKPTYGTVSRYGLIACASSLDQGGPCARTVLDTALLHEVIAGHDPRDSTSVDAAVPDVVAAARAGAGGDLKGVRVGVVSQLHRGEGYHPGVLSSFNAAVDQLRELGAEVSEVDCPHIDYSMAAYYLILPSEVSSNLARFDAMRYGLRVGDDGTRSAEEVMALTRAAGFGPEVKRRIMIGTYALSAGYYDAYYNQAQKVRTLIARDLDEAYKSVEVLVSPATPTTAFRLGEKVDDPLAMYLFDLCTLPLNLAGHCGMSVPSGLSPDDNLPVGLQIMAPALADDRLYRVGAAYEAARGSLPTAL, encoded by the coding sequence GTGAGCAACGCCGACCTGATCCGGCTGTCCGCCGCCGAACTCGCCGCCAAGATTGCGGCCAAGGAAGTGTCGTCCACCGAGGCCACCCAGGCTTGCCTGGACCAGATCGACCGCACCGACGGCCAGTACAACGCCTTCCTGCACGTGGCCGCCGAGCAGGCGCTGGCCACCGCCGCCGCGGTCGACAAGCAGGCGAGCGCCGGCGAGCAGCTGCCGTCCGCGCTGGCCGGGGTGCCGCTGGCGCTCAAGGACGTGTTCACCACCACCGACATGCCCACCACCTGCGGATCGAAGATCCTCGAGGGCTGGAACTCGCCGTACGACGCGACGGTGACCGAGCGGCTGCGCGCCGCGGGCATCCCGATCCTGGGCAAGACCAACATGGACGAGTTCGCGATGGGTTCGTCCACCGAGAACTCGGCCTACGGCCCGACCCGCAACCCCTGGGACACCGACCGGGTGCCCGGCGGTTCCGGCGGCGGCAGCGCGGCCGCGCTGGCGGCGTTCCAGGCGCCGCTGGCCATCGGCTCGGACACCGGCGGCTCGATCCGCCAGCCCGCGGCGCTGACCGCCACCGTCGGGGTGAAGCCGACGTATGGCACCGTCAGCCGCTACGGCCTGATCGCCTGCGCCTCGTCACTGGACCAGGGCGGCCCGTGCGCGCGCACGGTGCTCGACACCGCGCTGCTGCACGAGGTGATCGCCGGGCACGACCCGCGCGATTCGACGTCGGTGGACGCCGCGGTGCCCGACGTGGTGGCCGCCGCCCGGGCCGGCGCCGGCGGGGACCTCAAGGGCGTCCGGGTGGGCGTGGTGTCCCAGCTGCACCGCGGCGAGGGCTACCACCCGGGCGTGCTCTCGTCGTTCAACGCCGCGGTCGACCAGTTGCGCGAACTCGGTGCCGAGGTCAGCGAGGTCGACTGCCCGCACATCGACTACTCGATGGCGGCCTACTACCTGATCCTGCCGTCGGAGGTGTCCAGCAACCTGGCCCGCTTCGACGCGATGCGCTACGGCCTGCGGGTCGGGGACGACGGCACGCGCAGCGCCGAGGAGGTCATGGCGCTCACGCGCGCCGCCGGGTTTGGCCCGGAAGTCAAGCGCCGCATCATGATCGGCACCTACGCGCTGTCGGCGGGCTACTACGACGCCTACTACAACCAGGCGCAGAAGGTGCGGACGCTGATCGCCCGCGATCTCGACGAGGCCTACAAGTCCGTGGAAGTGCTGGTGTCGCCGGCCACCCCGACCACCGCGTTCCGGCTCGGTGAGAAGGTCGACGACCCGCTGGCGATGTACCTGTTCGACCTGTGCACGCTGCCGCTGAACCTGGCCGGGCACTGCGGCATGTCGGTGCCCTCGGGCCTGTCGCCGGACGACAATCTGCCCGTCGGGCTGCAGATCATGGCGCCGGCGCTGGCTGACGATCGACTGTACCGGGTGGGCGCGGCCTACGAGGCCGCCAGGGGATCGCTGCCGACCGCGCTCTGA
- the gatC gene encoding Asp-tRNA(Asn)/Glu-tRNA(Gln) amidotransferase subunit GatC has translation MSQISRDDVAHLARLARLALTDDELDGFSGQLGAILDHVSQIQAVDCTGVEATDNPLKDVNVTRPDAVAPSLTQEQALAAAPRAADGRFEVPQILGESQ, from the coding sequence GTGTCCCAGATCTCCCGAGATGATGTCGCCCACTTGGCGCGGCTGGCCCGGCTGGCCCTGACCGATGACGAGCTGGACGGCTTCTCCGGCCAACTCGGCGCCATCCTCGATCACGTCAGCCAGATCCAGGCCGTCGACTGCACCGGCGTCGAGGCCACCGACAACCCGCTCAAGGACGTCAACGTCACCCGCCCGGACGCGGTGGCGCCCAGCCTGACCCAGGAGCAGGCCCTGGCCGCCGCCCCGCGGGCCGCCGACGGCCGCTTCGAGGTTCCGCAGATCCTAGGGGAGAGCCAGTGA
- a CDS encoding amino acid-binding protein — protein sequence MRVPSYLLRVRLDDRPGSLGSLAVALGSAGADILSLDVVERTSGYAIDDLVVDLPAGAMPDTLITAAEALDGIRVESIRPHTGLLEAHRELELIDHVAAAGDRAARLQVLVDEAPRVLRVGWCTVVRSAGAGLQRVAGSASAPETQPDSAPWLPLAAAQALDGTADWAPQLWRDMDTTLAAAPLGDPHTAVLLGRPGGPDFRPSEVARLGYLAGIVATILG from the coding sequence ATGCGCGTGCCTTCCTATCTACTGCGAGTCCGGCTCGACGACCGGCCGGGCAGCCTCGGTTCCCTGGCGGTGGCGTTGGGCTCCGCGGGCGCCGACATCCTCTCGCTGGACGTGGTCGAGCGGACGTCGGGCTACGCGATCGACGACCTGGTGGTCGACCTGCCCGCCGGCGCCATGCCGGACACGCTCATCACGGCCGCCGAGGCGCTCGACGGCATCCGGGTGGAATCGATCCGGCCGCACACCGGGCTGCTGGAGGCGCACCGCGAACTCGAACTGATCGACCACGTCGCCGCCGCCGGGGACCGCGCGGCACGGCTGCAGGTACTCGTCGACGAGGCGCCGCGGGTGCTGCGGGTGGGCTGGTGCACGGTGGTCCGCTCCGCCGGGGCCGGCCTGCAGCGCGTCGCCGGCAGCGCGAGTGCGCCCGAGACGCAGCCGGATTCGGCGCCATGGCTGCCGCTGGCGGCCGCCCAGGCCCTCGACGGGACCGCCGACTGGGCGCCGCAGTTGTGGCGCGACATGGACACCACCTTGGCGGCGGCCCCGCTGGGCGACCCGCACACCGCGGTGCTGCTGGGCCGGCCCGGCGGTCCCGACTTCCGGCCCTCGGAGGTCGCCCGGCTGGGCTACCTGGCCGGCATCGTCGCGACCATCCTGGGCTGA
- a CDS encoding mycofactocin-coupled SDR family oxidoreductase produces the protein MAELENCVAVITGAGRGQGRSEAVALAAEGADIIAIDRCADVEHIPYPMATKEDLAETADLVRAAGRRVVSVVADVRNLADLRAGVQSGIDELGEIDIVVANAGVVAMGLPDPDDEELYRTIVDTNLNGVWHTIAATAPSIIRKGRGGSIILTSSMQGLIGRGGDGSAAMFAYAASKHGVVGLMRSAANAYAQHNIRVNSVHPTGVATPMIMNEHMANVFAGSAPSAAMAGNLLPVPFVEAQDVADAVVWLAGPKSRYITGTALPVDAGNAVM, from the coding sequence ATGGCAGAACTGGAGAACTGCGTCGCGGTCATCACCGGTGCGGGACGCGGGCAGGGCAGGAGCGAGGCGGTTGCGCTGGCGGCCGAGGGTGCGGACATCATCGCAATCGACCGTTGCGCCGACGTCGAACACATCCCGTACCCGATGGCCACCAAGGAGGATCTCGCCGAGACCGCCGACCTGGTCCGGGCCGCCGGGCGCCGCGTCGTCTCCGTGGTCGCCGACGTGCGCAACCTCGCGGACCTGCGGGCCGGGGTGCAGAGCGGAATCGATGAACTCGGCGAGATCGACATCGTCGTCGCCAACGCCGGCGTCGTCGCGATGGGCCTGCCGGACCCGGACGACGAGGAGCTCTACCGCACCATCGTGGACACCAACCTCAACGGTGTGTGGCATACCATCGCGGCCACCGCGCCGTCGATCATCCGCAAGGGCCGCGGCGGTTCGATCATCCTGACCAGCTCCATGCAGGGGCTGATCGGCCGCGGCGGCGACGGCAGCGCCGCGATGTTCGCCTACGCCGCCTCCAAGCACGGGGTCGTGGGACTGATGCGCTCGGCGGCCAATGCCTATGCGCAGCACAATATTCGGGTGAACTCGGTGCATCCCACGGGGGTGGCCACCCCGATGATCATGAACGAGCACATGGCCAACGTGTTCGCCGGCAGCGCGCCGTCGGCGGCGATGGCCGGCAACCTGCTGCCGGTGCCGTTCGTCGAGGCGCAGGATGTGGCCGACGCCGTGGTGTGGCTGGCCGGCCCGAAGTCGCGGTACATCACCGGCACGGCGCTGCCGGTCGACGCCGGCAACGCGGTGATGTGA
- the ligA gene encoding NAD-dependent DNA ligase LigA, with translation MSPADPDLGDAVEADPQEADLRREWQDLADEVRDHQFRYYIRDAPIISDGEFDALLGRLNALEEQHPELRTPDSPTQLVGGAGFATEFAPAEHLERMLSLDNVFNTDELAAWTSRLRAEIGENQNFLCELKIDGVALSLVYRDGRLERGATRGDGRTGEDVTLNARTIEGIPLRLTGSDEYPVPAVLEVRGEVFFRVADFEALNASLVAEGKPPFANPRNSAAGSLRQKNPAVTARRRLRMICHGLGHVEGFTPTSLHDAYLALKSWGLPVSEHTARVQGLAAVEERIAYWGEHRHDVEHEIDGVVVKVDDVSLQRRLGSTSRAPRWATAYKYPPEEATTKLLDIRVNVGRTGRVTPFAYMEPVKVAGSTVGLATLHNASEVKRKGVLIGDTVVIRKAGDVIPEVLGPVVDVRDGSEREFVMPTTCPECGSPLAPAKEGDADIRCPNSRSCPAQLRERLFHMAGRGAFDIEGLGYEAATALLQAGVIADEGELFTLTAEDLLRTELFTTQKGELSKNGERLLGNLDQAKAQPLWRVLVALSIRHVGPTAARALAGEFGSLEAIEAASEEQLAAVEGVGPTIAAAVVEWFTVDWHRAIVEKWRAAGVRMADERDTSIERTLEGLSIVVTGSLAGFSRDQAKEAILVRGGKAAGSVSKKTAYVVAGDAPGSKYDKAVELGVPILDEDGFRRLLEEGPDSSPGSDD, from the coding sequence GTGAGCCCCGCTGACCCCGACCTCGGAGATGCCGTCGAAGCAGATCCGCAGGAAGCCGATCTGCGCCGCGAGTGGCAGGACCTCGCCGACGAGGTCCGTGACCACCAGTTCCGCTACTACATCCGGGACGCGCCGATCATCTCCGACGGGGAGTTCGACGCGCTGCTGGGCCGGCTCAACGCGCTCGAGGAACAGCATCCGGAGCTGCGCACCCCGGATTCACCCACCCAGCTGGTCGGCGGCGCGGGTTTCGCTACCGAGTTCGCCCCCGCCGAGCATCTCGAACGGATGCTGAGCCTGGACAACGTCTTCAACACCGACGAGCTGGCGGCCTGGACCTCGCGGCTGCGCGCCGAGATCGGCGAGAATCAGAACTTCCTGTGCGAGCTGAAGATCGACGGGGTCGCGCTGTCGCTGGTGTACCGCGACGGCCGGCTCGAGCGCGGCGCCACCCGCGGCGACGGCCGCACCGGTGAGGACGTCACGCTCAATGCCCGCACCATCGAGGGCATCCCGCTGCGGCTGACCGGCAGCGACGAGTACCCGGTGCCGGCGGTGCTCGAGGTGCGCGGCGAGGTGTTCTTCCGCGTCGCGGACTTCGAGGCGCTCAACGCCAGCCTGGTCGCCGAGGGCAAGCCGCCGTTCGCCAACCCGCGCAACAGCGCGGCGGGCTCGCTACGGCAGAAGAATCCCGCCGTCACCGCGCGGCGCCGGCTGCGGATGATCTGCCACGGCCTCGGCCACGTCGAGGGCTTCACCCCGACCTCGTTGCACGACGCGTACCTGGCGCTCAAGAGCTGGGGGTTGCCGGTCTCCGAGCACACCGCCCGGGTGCAGGGCCTGGCCGCGGTCGAGGAGCGGATCGCCTACTGGGGCGAACACCGCCACGACGTCGAGCACGAGATCGACGGTGTGGTGGTCAAGGTCGACGACGTCTCGCTGCAGCGCCGGCTTGGCTCCACCTCCCGCGCGCCGCGCTGGGCCACGGCCTACAAGTACCCGCCCGAGGAGGCCACCACCAAGCTCCTCGACATCCGGGTCAACGTCGGGCGCACCGGGCGCGTCACCCCGTTCGCGTACATGGAGCCGGTCAAGGTGGCCGGTTCGACGGTGGGGCTGGCCACGCTGCACAACGCCTCGGAGGTCAAGCGCAAGGGCGTGCTGATCGGCGACACGGTGGTGATCCGCAAGGCCGGCGACGTCATCCCCGAGGTGCTCGGCCCCGTCGTCGATGTCCGCGACGGCTCGGAGCGCGAATTCGTCATGCCGACAACGTGTCCCGAGTGTGGCAGCCCGCTGGCGCCGGCCAAGGAGGGCGACGCCGACATCCGCTGTCCGAACTCGCGTAGCTGCCCCGCGCAGCTGCGGGAGCGGCTGTTCCACATGGCCGGCCGCGGCGCGTTCGACATCGAGGGGCTGGGCTACGAGGCGGCCACCGCGCTGCTGCAGGCCGGGGTCATCGCCGACGAGGGCGAGCTGTTCACCCTGACCGCCGAGGATCTGCTGCGCACCGAGCTGTTCACCACGCAGAAGGGTGAGCTGTCGAAGAACGGTGAGCGGCTGCTGGGCAACCTCGATCAGGCCAAGGCCCAACCGTTGTGGCGGGTGCTGGTGGCGCTGTCGATCCGGCACGTCGGGCCGACGGCGGCCCGCGCGCTGGCGGGCGAGTTCGGCAGCCTCGAGGCCATCGAGGCGGCCTCGGAGGAACAGCTGGCCGCGGTCGAGGGCGTGGGGCCCACCATCGCGGCCGCGGTCGTCGAGTGGTTCACCGTCGACTGGCACCGCGCGATCGTCGAGAAGTGGCGCGCCGCCGGCGTCCGGATGGCCGACGAGCGCGACACCAGCATCGAGCGCACCCTCGAGGGCCTGTCCATCGTCGTGACCGGCTCGCTGGCCGGCTTCTCCCGCGATCAGGCCAAGGAGGCGATCCTGGTGCGAGGCGGCAAGGCGGCCGGCTCGGTGTCGAAGAAGACCGCCTACGTGGTCGCCGGCGACGCGCCCGGTTCCAAGTACGACAAGGCCGTGGAACTCGGCGTACCCATCCTCGACGAGGACGGGTTCCGTCGACTTCTCGAAGAGGGCCCGGACAGCAGCCCGGGCTCGGACGACTGA
- a CDS encoding MmcQ/YjbR family DNA-binding protein, with amino-acid sequence MPHPIMFDDDDPGLAELRRIALDFPGAAEKVSHGRPVFHAPKMFAMYGGTCKTTGEMVSFPHSVLVKVDEAERPALEQDPRFFFPMYLGPFGWLGLNLAAAKVDWDEVTELVDASFRLTAAKKHIKELDTRISRPGKPSPRSR; translated from the coding sequence GTGCCCCATCCGATCATGTTCGACGACGACGACCCGGGCCTGGCCGAATTGCGGCGCATCGCGCTGGATTTTCCCGGCGCGGCCGAGAAGGTCTCGCACGGTCGCCCGGTGTTCCACGCCCCGAAGATGTTCGCCATGTACGGCGGCACCTGCAAGACGACCGGCGAGATGGTCTCGTTCCCGCACTCGGTGCTGGTCAAGGTCGACGAGGCCGAGCGGCCCGCCCTCGAGCAGGACCCTCGGTTCTTCTTCCCGATGTACCTGGGGCCCTTCGGCTGGCTGGGGCTCAACCTGGCCGCCGCGAAGGTGGATTGGGACGAGGTCACCGAACTGGTGGACGCGTCCTTCCGCCTGACCGCCGCCAAGAAGCACATCAAGGAACTCGACACGCGGATTAGTCGCCCAGGTAAGCCGTCGCCTCGATCTCGATGA
- a CDS encoding RidA family protein — MPEAIMPTDLPADPAVNNTYSYGVRAGDTLHIAGMVSFAADGAIVGEGDIEAQAEQAMKNMKAVVEAAGGSMDDIVRTTTYLVDVADAPIASAARARYFTGPVKPTHTVVGVAALGRPAFLIEIEATAYLGD, encoded by the coding sequence ATGCCCGAAGCGATCATGCCCACCGACCTGCCCGCCGACCCGGCCGTCAACAACACGTACTCGTACGGCGTGCGGGCCGGCGACACCCTGCACATCGCCGGCATGGTGTCCTTCGCGGCCGACGGCGCGATCGTCGGGGAGGGCGACATCGAGGCCCAGGCCGAGCAGGCGATGAAGAACATGAAGGCCGTCGTGGAGGCGGCCGGAGGGTCGATGGACGACATCGTGCGGACAACGACCTACCTCGTCGATGTCGCTGACGCGCCGATCGCCTCGGCGGCCCGTGCCAGGTACTTCACCGGCCCCGTCAAGCCGACGCACACCGTCGTCGGCGTCGCAGCGCTGGGCCGCCCGGCGTTCCTCATCGAGATCGAGGCGACGGCTTACCTGGGCGACTAA
- a CDS encoding ArsR/SmtB family transcription factor: protein MTAPEAAAAPVFDALGDPNRLRIIDRLCADGPCSTSTLTQAIPATRQAATKHLTVLESAGLVHSEKRGRERIWTMRPESLTAAGDYLEALSRRWDQRIERLRTFVEDVSE from the coding sequence TTGACCGCACCCGAGGCCGCGGCCGCGCCGGTCTTCGACGCCCTCGGCGACCCGAACCGGTTGCGCATCATCGACCGGCTCTGCGCGGACGGGCCCTGTTCGACCTCGACGCTGACCCAAGCGATCCCGGCGACCCGGCAGGCGGCGACCAAGCACCTGACGGTGCTGGAATCGGCCGGTCTGGTGCACAGCGAAAAACGCGGCCGGGAACGGATCTGGACCATGCGGCCGGAATCGTTGACGGCGGCCGGCGATTATCTCGAAGCCCTGTCGCGGCGCTGGGATCAACGGATCGAACGGTTGCGCACCTTCGTCGAGGACGTGTCGGAGTAG
- a CDS encoding SRPBCC family protein, protein MSTDRIEKSAVLRAPLDRVWRAISDAEQFGTWFGMRVDGRFVPGASIVCAMTGTAVDEEIAAAQRAHEEESFVLQIVAVEPRRRFSFRWNPLPGAEFADLTTLVEFTLSETDDGVLLEIVESGFDALPAARRGAAFTDNSQGWAEQLTLIGRYVTAPQWA, encoded by the coding sequence ATGTCCACCGATCGCATCGAGAAGAGCGCCGTCCTGCGCGCGCCGCTGGACCGGGTCTGGCGCGCCATCAGCGACGCCGAACAGTTCGGCACCTGGTTCGGCATGCGCGTCGACGGCCGGTTCGTCCCCGGTGCCTCGATCGTCTGCGCGATGACCGGGACCGCCGTCGACGAGGAGATCGCCGCGGCCCAACGGGCCCACGAGGAAGAGTCGTTCGTTCTGCAGATTGTCGCCGTGGAACCGCGGCGCCGGTTCAGTTTCCGATGGAATCCCCTGCCCGGAGCGGAATTTGCCGATCTGACCACGCTCGTCGAGTTCACGCTGTCCGAGACCGACGACGGAGTCCTGCTGGAGATCGTCGAATCCGGATTCGACGCGCTGCCCGCCGCCCGGCGCGGCGCCGCGTTCACGGACAACTCGCAGGGCTGGGCCGAGCAACTGACCCTGATCGGTCGCTACGTCACGGCGCCGCAGTGGGCTTGA
- a CDS encoding methionine synthase, protein MSIFATATGVGSWPGTAARPAAEIVVGELHSMSHLVELPARGVGADLIGRAGAQLVDIAIDTVPRGYRVVARRGAVARRATSLLGEDMDALEEAWELAGLRGSGRPVKVQAPGPITLAAELELGNGHRAITDTGAVRDLAASLAEGVAAHRAELGRRLDTEVVVQFDEPTLPAALAGRLSGVTSLNPVHPVDESLAVELLDAVADRVGAEVMLHCCAADVAWNVVRRSTIGAVAVDITVLEAADLDQLGEFLESGRTVLLGAVPALEPARRPSVEQVAGAVAAVTDRLGFPRAVLTERIGVTPACGLAGATPEWARRAVELCQKVADGLASDPDAI, encoded by the coding sequence GTGAGCATCTTCGCGACCGCAACCGGGGTCGGCTCCTGGCCGGGGACCGCTGCGCGGCCCGCCGCCGAAATCGTTGTGGGCGAATTGCATTCGATGTCGCACCTGGTCGAGCTGCCGGCCCGGGGCGTCGGTGCCGATCTGATCGGCCGGGCCGGGGCGCAGCTGGTCGACATCGCCATCGACACGGTGCCCCGCGGGTACCGCGTGGTCGCGCGGCGCGGGGCGGTCGCGCGGCGGGCCACGAGCCTGCTCGGAGAGGACATGGACGCCCTCGAGGAGGCCTGGGAGCTGGCCGGATTGCGTGGGTCGGGGCGCCCGGTGAAGGTGCAGGCACCCGGGCCCATCACGCTGGCCGCCGAACTCGAACTGGGCAACGGGCACCGCGCCATCACCGACACCGGCGCGGTGCGGGATCTGGCGGCCTCGCTGGCCGAGGGCGTGGCCGCCCACCGCGCCGAACTGGGCCGGCGTCTCGACACCGAGGTGGTGGTGCAGTTCGACGAGCCGACACTGCCCGCCGCGCTGGCCGGGCGGCTCAGTGGCGTCACCAGTCTGAACCCGGTGCACCCGGTGGACGAGTCGCTCGCGGTCGAACTGCTCGACGCCGTTGCCGACCGGGTCGGGGCCGAGGTCATGCTGCACTGCTGCGCCGCCGACGTTGCGTGGAACGTAGTGCGCCGCAGCACGATCGGCGCGGTCGCGGTGGACATTACTGTGCTCGAGGCCGCGGACCTGGATCAGCTGGGGGAGTTCCTCGAGTCCGGCCGCACCGTGCTGCTGGGGGCGGTCCCCGCGCTCGAACCGGCGCGGCGGCCGTCGGTCGAACAGGTCGCCGGTGCCGTCGCCGCGGTCACCGACCGGTTGGGCTTTCCTCGCGCGGTGCTGACCGAGCGCATCGGAGTGACGCCGGCCTGCGGCCTGGCCGGTGCGACGCCCGAATGGGCCCGGCGGGCCGTGGAACTGTGCCAGAAGGTGGCCGACGGCCTGGCGTCCGATCCCGACGCCATCTGA
- a CDS encoding sensor domain-containing protein: MGLVVRLLCWCLAALALPACTTTVDGLARSPAGAELWAPPLIDAHAVLLDLNTMRAITGAGTDLSVIPSMDTAYPVDIEPLAEQTPPPCRFLFAETATFGTSIDDFHKISYQSPPDAGLISQAAAVYVDKPAARTVFDTLTRAATDCAQTRFGQTYLGEVSADGSALQTRSGECGRDYRLKAVVVAEVTFCAFGETVPEIVLANLLGGIPE; encoded by the coding sequence GTGGGCCTCGTCGTACGGCTGCTGTGCTGGTGTCTCGCCGCGCTGGCCCTACCGGCGTGCACCACGACCGTCGACGGGCTCGCCCGCTCCCCCGCCGGCGCAGAACTGTGGGCACCGCCGCTGATCGACGCCCACGCGGTGCTGCTCGACCTGAACACCATGCGGGCCATCACCGGGGCGGGCACCGACCTGTCGGTGATCCCCTCGATGGACACCGCCTATCCCGTCGACATCGAACCGCTGGCCGAGCAGACCCCGCCGCCGTGCCGGTTCCTGTTCGCCGAGACCGCGACGTTCGGCACCAGCATCGACGACTTCCACAAGATCAGCTACCAGAGCCCGCCGGACGCCGGGCTGATCTCCCAGGCCGCCGCCGTGTACGTCGACAAGCCAGCCGCGCGGACGGTGTTCGACACCTTGACACGGGCCGCCACCGACTGCGCGCAGACCCGATTCGGCCAGACCTACCTCGGCGAGGTGAGCGCCGACGGGTCCGCCCTGCAGACCCGCTCGGGTGAGTGCGGCCGCGACTACCGGCTCAAGGCGGTGGTGGTCGCCGAGGTGACGTTCTGCGCGTTCGGCGAAACCGTCCCCGAGATCGTGCTGGCGAACCTGCTCGGCGGCATCCCCGAGTAG